ATGTCGCCCTTGGCCCGCATCAGCTCGACGCCGCGCCGCAGCCGGTCGATCGCCTCGACCTCGATCTGCCGGTCCGCCTTGAACATCTCGGTGACTGTCTGTCCGACCCGCACATGGAAGAGCCGCTGGTAGTTCGGCAGGCCGTCCAGGAACAGGATGCGGTCGGTCAGCCGCTCCGCGTGCCGCATCTCGTCGAAGGATTCGGCGCGGGTGTACGCGGCGAGCTTCGTGTAGCCCAGGTGATCCTGCATCTTCGCGTGCAGGAAGTACTGGTTGATCGCGGTCAGCTCGGCGGTGAGCTGCTCATTGAGGAACTCGATGACCTCGGGGTCGCCCTGCATGGTGGCGGGCTCCTTCCAGGGGGCGTGAACACATGGATCGTCGTGCGACGGA
This sequence is a window from Streptomyces sp. NBC_01775. Protein-coding genes within it:
- the bfr gene encoding bacterioferritin, with amino-acid sequence MQGDPEVIEFLNEQLTAELTAINQYFLHAKMQDHLGYTKLAAYTRAESFDEMRHAERLTDRILFLDGLPNYQRLFHVRVGQTVTEMFKADRQIEVEAIDRLRRGVELMRAKGDITSANIFEDILADEEHHIDYLDTQLELVEKLGEALYIAQQIEQKAPDET